One window from the genome of Enterobacteriaceae bacterium Kacie_13 encodes:
- the modB gene encoding molybdate ABC transporter permease subunit encodes MMLSEYEWQAVFLSLKVSSLSVVCSLPLGILMAWILVRCRFPGKSLLDSIIHLPLVLPPVVIGYLLLVVMGRRGVVGQWLYDWFGFSFSFSWHGAVLASAVVAFPLMVRAIRQSLEAVDPKLELAARTLGASPWRVFFTITLPLSVPGVIVGVVLAFARSLGEFGATITFVSNIPGETRTIPLAMYTLIETPGAESAAARLCVLAILLSLAALLISDWLAKRSRTRLGG; translated from the coding sequence ATGATGTTGAGTGAATATGAGTGGCAGGCGGTATTTCTCAGTCTGAAAGTATCGAGCCTGTCCGTAGTTTGCAGTCTGCCACTTGGTATTCTGATGGCATGGATCCTGGTCCGCTGCCGCTTTCCCGGCAAATCCCTGCTCGACAGTATTATCCATTTACCGCTGGTGTTACCGCCAGTGGTGATTGGCTATTTGCTGCTGGTGGTGATGGGGCGGCGGGGCGTGGTGGGCCAGTGGTTATATGACTGGTTTGGGTTTAGCTTCAGTTTCAGCTGGCACGGCGCGGTGCTGGCCTCTGCCGTCGTGGCGTTTCCGCTGATGGTGCGCGCTATCCGCCAGTCGCTGGAAGCCGTGGATCCGAAACTTGAGCTCGCCGCCCGCACGCTCGGAGCGTCGCCGTGGCGGGTGTTTTTCACCATTACTTTGCCGCTTTCGGTTCCCGGTGTGATAGTCGGCGTTGTGCTGGCATTCGCGCGTTCGCTCGGCGAATTTGGCGCGACCATCACCTTCGTCTCGAACATCCCCGGCGAAACCCGCACCATTCCACTGGCCATGTATACCCTGATTGAAACACCCGGCGCAGAAAGCGCTGCCGCACGGCTGTGCGTGCTGGCGATCCTGTTGTCTCTGGCGGCATTACTGATTTCGGACTGGCTGGCGAAACGCAGCCGAACACGGCTGGGAGGCTGA